A region from the Sulfurivermis fontis genome encodes:
- the mltF gene encoding membrane-bound lytic murein transglycosylase MltF: MPRQRRRYTAALGGLFLLQLIGGCSQPRNELEQVLHTGELVVITTNAATTYYEGPDGPTGMEYDLVRGFADELGVRLRLVVAGNVGEVLRQLAEGKAHFAAAGLTVTEPRRQWLRFTPPYQEITQQLVYRRGTPRPSSLENMEGHLEVLAASSHAEHLTRLKGTHPQLKWTENTDLGSEELLSLLHEGLIDYTVSDSHEVAINQRFLPELRVAFDLTEPEPLAWAFPRFRDGSLHQAATAYFERLHETGQLARLREKHYGHVNDFDYVETRTFMRHIEQRLPQFRAQFEAAGNEHNMDWRLLAAMAYQESHWNPRAVSPTGVRGIMMLTQITARDLGVERRTDPSQSIAGGSRYFKSLLDRLPERIQGRDRLWLALAAYNIGYGHLEDARVITQQRGGDPDKWMDVKENLPLLHKRKWYSQTRYGYARGNEAVRYVENIRSYYDILAWSIERNTPKPPPVTLPAALLLANPAL; this comes from the coding sequence GACGCTATACTGCCGCCCTAGGCGGTCTGTTCCTGCTCCAGCTCATTGGCGGTTGCTCCCAGCCGCGCAATGAACTGGAGCAGGTGCTGCATACAGGGGAACTGGTGGTCATCACCACCAATGCGGCCACCACCTATTACGAAGGTCCGGACGGACCGACGGGCATGGAATATGACCTGGTGCGCGGCTTCGCCGATGAGCTCGGCGTGCGCCTGCGCCTGGTGGTGGCCGGCAACGTCGGCGAGGTATTACGGCAACTGGCCGAGGGCAAGGCCCATTTCGCCGCCGCCGGCCTCACCGTCACCGAACCGCGCCGGCAATGGCTGCGCTTCACCCCGCCCTATCAGGAAATCACCCAGCAGTTGGTCTACCGCCGCGGCACCCCGCGCCCGTCGTCCCTGGAGAATATGGAGGGACATCTGGAAGTACTGGCCGCCAGCAGCCATGCCGAACACCTGACTCGCCTCAAGGGCACTCATCCACAACTCAAGTGGACCGAAAACACCGACCTGGGCAGCGAGGAACTGCTGTCCCTGCTGCACGAGGGACTCATCGACTATACAGTGTCCGACTCCCACGAGGTGGCCATCAACCAGCGCTTCCTGCCCGAACTGCGCGTCGCCTTCGACCTGACCGAGCCGGAACCGCTGGCATGGGCCTTTCCGCGCTTCCGCGACGGCAGTCTGCACCAGGCCGCGACGGCCTATTTCGAGCGCCTGCACGAAACCGGCCAACTCGCCCGGCTGAGAGAAAAACACTACGGCCACGTCAATGATTTCGACTACGTGGAGACGCGCACCTTCATGCGCCACATCGAACAGCGTCTGCCGCAATTCCGCGCCCAGTTCGAGGCGGCAGGCAACGAACACAATATGGACTGGCGTCTGCTCGCCGCCATGGCCTACCAGGAATCGCACTGGAATCCGCGCGCGGTGTCACCCACCGGCGTGCGCGGCATCATGATGCTCACCCAGATCACCGCCCGCGACCTCGGCGTGGAACGGCGCACGGACCCGAGCCAGAGCATCGCGGGAGGTTCACGCTACTTCAAGTCACTACTGGATCGGCTGCCGGAGCGCATCCAGGGACGCGACCGCCTCTGGCTGGCTCTGGCCGCGTACAACATAGGCTATGGCCACCTCGAGGACGCGCGCGTCATCACCCAGCAGCGCGGCGGCGATCCGGACAAGTGGATGGACGTGAAGGAAAACCTGCCCCTGCTGCACAAGCGCAAGTGGTACAGCCAGACGCGCTACGGCTACGCCCGCGGCAACGAGGCAGTACGCTATGTGGAAAACATCCGCAGCTACTACGACATCCTCGCCTGGAGCATCGAGCGCAACACGCCGAAACCGCCACCGGTAACCCTGCCCGCCGCCCTGCTGCTGGCCAATCCGGCGCTGTGA
- the tadA gene encoding tRNA adenosine(34) deaminase TadA, translating into MSEAEDVRWMRLALELAQRAAAEGEVPVGAVVVKDGVVIGEGWNRPIAAHDPTAHAEIQALRAAAQLLGNYRLVDTTLYVTLEPCAMCAGAMVHARVRRVVYGAADPRTGATGSVFNLLQAPQLNHQAEVCGGVLADECGALLRGFFQIRRK; encoded by the coding sequence ATGAGTGAGGCGGAAGATGTTCGCTGGATGAGGCTTGCGCTGGAACTGGCGCAGCGCGCCGCAGCGGAGGGTGAAGTTCCGGTGGGGGCCGTGGTGGTAAAGGACGGTGTCGTCATCGGCGAAGGCTGGAACCGGCCCATCGCCGCCCATGATCCGACTGCGCATGCCGAGATTCAGGCATTGCGTGCGGCAGCACAATTGCTGGGCAATTATCGCCTGGTGGATACCACGTTGTACGTTACGCTGGAACCGTGTGCCATGTGTGCCGGCGCCATGGTACATGCCCGTGTGCGGCGCGTCGTATATGGCGCCGCCGATCCGCGCACCGGCGCGACGGGCAGTGTGTTCAACCTATTGCAGGCGCCGCAGCTCAACCATCAGGCCGAGGTCTGCGGCGGGGTGTTGGCGGACGAGTGCGGTGCGCTGCTGCGCGGGTTTTTCCAGATCCGGCGCAAGTAG
- the serB gene encoding phosphoserine phosphatase SerB, translating into MHEVILITVSGHDQPGITTALTAVLATYEVNVLDIGQSVIHDSLVLGLLVEMPQDAAGCAVFRDLLFAAHRLNLAIRFSPIGSAEYEQWVAAQGQPRHIITLLGRKISARHLARVSEVVAEQGLNIDNITRLSGRISLQHPEQKRIACVELSVRGVAPDLTRLHAAFLQVSQELEVDIATQEDDIYRRSRRLVCFDMDSTLIQAEVIDELAKVAGVGDQVAAITEAAMRGELDFSESFRRRLALLRGMDEAVLQDIAERLPITEGAELLISNLKRFGYKVAILSGGFTYFAQHLQRKLGIDYIYANQLDFRDGKLTGEVKGEIIDGQAKARLLRELAAKEGISLQQVIAVGDGANDLPMLSIAGLGIAFHAKPIVKQQAQHSIATLGLDAILYLLGMRERDIGDARR; encoded by the coding sequence ATGCATGAAGTCATCTTGATTACCGTTTCCGGACATGACCAGCCCGGTATCACCACTGCGTTGACCGCGGTGTTGGCAACCTACGAGGTCAATGTGCTCGATATCGGTCAATCAGTGATCCACGACAGCTTGGTTCTGGGGTTGCTGGTGGAAATGCCGCAGGATGCCGCTGGTTGTGCCGTATTTCGTGACCTGCTGTTCGCTGCCCATCGTCTCAATCTCGCCATTCGTTTTTCTCCCATCGGTAGTGCGGAGTACGAACAGTGGGTAGCGGCACAGGGACAGCCGCGTCATATCATTACATTGTTGGGGCGCAAGATCAGCGCAAGGCATCTGGCGCGGGTATCGGAAGTGGTCGCGGAACAGGGATTGAACATCGACAACATCACGCGCCTGTCCGGCCGGATTTCCTTGCAGCATCCTGAGCAGAAGCGGATTGCCTGCGTTGAATTGTCGGTGCGCGGCGTGGCCCCTGATTTGACGCGGTTGCACGCGGCATTCCTGCAGGTCTCGCAAGAACTGGAGGTGGACATCGCCACCCAGGAGGACGATATTTACCGCCGCAGCCGCCGTTTGGTGTGTTTCGACATGGATTCTACCCTGATTCAGGCCGAGGTCATCGACGAGCTGGCCAAAGTGGCCGGTGTTGGCGACCAGGTCGCAGCCATTACCGAGGCGGCGATGCGTGGTGAACTGGATTTTTCCGAGAGCTTTCGTCGTCGTCTGGCGCTGCTGCGGGGCATGGATGAGGCAGTGTTGCAGGATATCGCCGAGCGTCTGCCGATCACCGAGGGTGCCGAGTTGCTGATCTCGAATCTCAAACGTTTCGGTTACAAGGTGGCGATACTGTCTGGCGGCTTCACCTATTTCGCGCAGCACCTGCAGCGCAAGCTGGGCATTGACTACATATACGCCAACCAACTCGATTTCCGTGACGGTAAACTGACCGGCGAGGTCAAGGGCGAAATCATCGATGGCCAGGCCAAGGCACGATTGTTGCGCGAACTGGCGGCAAAAGAGGGGATATCTCTGCAGCAGGTGATTGCTGTGGGCGATGGTGCCAACGACCTGCCCATGCTGTCTATCGCCGGTCTCGGCATCGCCTTTCATGCCAAACCCATTGTCAAACAACAGGCGCAACATTCCATTGCCACACTGGGCTTGGACGCGATCCTTTATCTGCTCGGTATGCGCGAACGTGATATCGGTGACGCTCGGCGATGA
- a CDS encoding ShlB/FhaC/HecB family hemolysin secretion/activation protein — MKHLHLSPLAAALCVVFASSALAQPVPDAGRLLQETQPAQPAPLPQRELGLAPPAEGEVLPGGATVALTGVRVEGNTVFHEAELRALLGDVKGKTYDLSGLKELAARITRHYREAGYPFARALIPAQRFEDGVLTIRVIEGRYGRIDVRGDEAAQDFLAGLEPGAMIEGAPLERRLLLLGDQPGVKVSPILRPGQELGTGDLVVEVQRERAWRGDVGLDNHGNRYSGEIRGRANLSLDSPFTLGDRFALRAIASEEGTWQGAFDYGLPLGGSGLRANVGYSHTYYELGEDFANLDAQGTAKVASAGLSYPILRGQQANLAVGLAYQHKKLEDRQDATATRNDKTSDVVPLTVQFDRRDSAGVTWGSLAYTVGDLELDAALEAADIASGMDSRGHFAKWNLDLARLQTTPIANFNLYGRLSAQWANKNLDSSESFLLGGPNGVRAYPVGEGNGDEGYLVQLEARYRLGSAEPYLFYDAGKVRINADNGRLAAPLVDNTRSIAGSGFGIRYASGAYSLDAALAWRTHGGKPESDTQDNNPRAWVSLVWRF, encoded by the coding sequence GTGAAACACCTGCACCTCTCTCCGCTTGCCGCCGCGCTGTGCGTGGTCTTCGCTTCTTCCGCACTTGCGCAGCCCGTCCCCGACGCCGGGCGCCTTTTGCAGGAAACGCAACCGGCACAGCCCGCGCCTCTGCCGCAACGCGAGTTGGGCCTCGCCCCGCCTGCCGAGGGCGAAGTCCTGCCCGGCGGGGCCACGGTCGCGCTCACGGGCGTGAGAGTCGAAGGCAACACGGTCTTTCATGAGGCCGAACTCCGTGCGCTACTGGGCGACGTCAAAGGCAAGACCTACGATCTTTCCGGCCTCAAGGAGCTCGCCGCCCGCATCACCCGCCACTACCGCGAAGCCGGCTACCCCTTCGCCCGGGCGCTCATCCCGGCGCAGCGCTTCGAGGATGGCGTGCTTACCATTCGAGTGATCGAAGGGCGCTATGGCAGGATCGACGTTCGAGGCGACGAGGCGGCGCAGGACTTCCTTGCCGGTCTCGAACCGGGCGCGATGATCGAAGGCGCGCCGCTCGAGCGCCGCCTGCTTCTCCTGGGCGACCAGCCGGGCGTCAAGGTTTCTCCCATCCTGCGCCCCGGTCAGGAACTGGGCACCGGCGATCTCGTCGTCGAAGTCCAGCGCGAACGGGCATGGCGCGGCGATGTGGGCCTCGACAACCACGGCAACCGCTACAGCGGCGAGATTCGTGGGCGGGCCAACCTCTCTCTCGACAGCCCCTTCACCCTGGGCGACCGGTTCGCCCTGCGCGCGATTGCAAGCGAGGAAGGCACCTGGCAGGGCGCATTCGATTACGGCCTGCCCCTGGGCGGCTCGGGGCTGCGGGCGAACGTGGGCTACAGCCACACCTACTACGAACTGGGCGAGGACTTCGCCAATCTCGATGCCCAAGGCACGGCAAAGGTAGCGAGCGCGGGACTGTCCTATCCCATCCTGCGCGGCCAGCAGGCCAACCTCGCCGTGGGGCTGGCCTACCAGCACAAAAAGCTCGAAGACCGGCAGGATGCGACCGCGACCCGCAACGACAAGACAAGCGATGTCGTGCCGCTTACCGTGCAGTTCGACCGGCGGGATAGCGCGGGCGTGACCTGGGGCAGTCTGGCTTACACCGTCGGCGATCTCGAACTCGATGCCGCGCTCGAAGCGGCCGACATCGCCAGCGGCATGGACAGCCGCGGGCATTTCGCCAAGTGGAACCTCGACCTCGCCCGGCTGCAGACGACGCCCATCGCCAACTTCAACCTTTATGGGCGGCTCTCGGCCCAGTGGGCAAACAAGAACCTCGACTCCTCGGAGAGTTTCCTCCTGGGCGGCCCGAACGGCGTGCGCGCCTATCCGGTGGGCGAGGGCAACGGCGACGAGGGCTATCTCGTGCAGCTCGAGGCGCGCTACCGGCTGGGAAGCGCCGAGCCGTATCTCTTTTACGATGCCGGCAAGGTGCGCATCAATGCCGACAACGGCAGGCTCGCCGCGCCCTTGGTCGACAACACGCGCTCGATCGCAGGCTCAGGCTTCGGCATCCGCTATGCCAGCGGCGCCTACAGTCTCGATGCGGCGCTCGCCTGGCGCACGCACGGCGGCAAACCCGAGTCCGACACCCAGGACAACAACCCGCGCGCCTGGGTGAGCCTCGTCTGGCGGTTCTGA